In a single window of the Acyrthosiphon pisum isolate AL4f chromosome X, pea_aphid_22Mar2018_4r6ur, whole genome shotgun sequence genome:
- the LOC100569751 gene encoding zinc finger BED domain-containing protein 4-like, with protein sequence MLKKCRAIVGHYKHSGFATGKLRDLQSQMNLPLLKVKQDVSTRWNSSLTMIERLLTIKIPLTASMSSLPRDPDCLNASEWEIISDCVNILKPFENITSELSGENYPTLSLVIPLIRGLQYMLKNLITETTIGNEFKNKLIDVVVRRLDHLEKDKIVAKSTFLDPRLKKTGFGLKENADNAHKWVCKELTSIIRAKNDNNEITESDTTEPTSSTNISANTYSVWKHFDDKIAQVKITSNPNATASIMIRQYLEIPPLNRKKNPLEF encoded by the coding sequence atgttaaaaaaatgcaGAGCAATAGTAGGGCATTATAAGCATAGTGGCTTTGCTACAGGTAAATTAAGAGATTTACAATCACAAATGAACCTACCTCTATTAAAAGTAAAGCAAGATGTCTCTACAAGGTGGAACTCTAGTTTGACAATGATAGAAAgacttttaacaattaaaattccGCTAACCGCTTCAATGTCGTCCCTTCCTCGTGATCCGGATTGTCTAAACGCATCAGAGTGGGAAATAATATCTGATTGCGTTAACATTTTAAAgccatttgaaaatattacatcaGAATTATCAGGAGAAAATTACCCGACGCTATCATTAGTTATACCGTTGATTCGAGGTCTtcaatatatgttaaaaaacttaataacagAAACTACTATAGgaaacgaatttaaaaataaattaattgatgtaGTAGTTAGACGTTTGGACCATTTAGAAAAAGATAAAATAGTTGcgaaatcaacatttttagacCCACGACTAAAAAAAACAGGCTTTGGATTAAAAGAAAATGCTGATAATGCGCATAAATGGGTCTGTAAGGAATTAACTAGTATAATACGTGCTAAAAATGACAACAATGAAATAACAGAATCAGATACTACAGAACCTACTTCGAGTACTAATATTTCCGCTAATACTTATTCTGTATGGAAACATTTTGACGATAAAATTGCACAAGTCAAAATTACGTCAAATCCAAATGCTACTGCTTCTATAATGATACGTCAGTACTTAGAAATTCCACCtttaaataggaaaaaaaatcctttagaattttga